In the genome of Centropristis striata isolate RG_2023a ecotype Rhode Island chromosome 6, C.striata_1.0, whole genome shotgun sequence, the window acatttacttGTGTTCTTAGATTCTATGCTTCTACTCGTGCGGTTTCTTAAATCTTCTGCTCTTTCTACTGACTCAGCCGCTACTGAAAAGGTAAAGGCAAACGGAGTAGCATACATATTGATCAGTAAAACAGTAGAGTGGACTGGCGGTTTGTTATGTCACTGACGGCTAATGCATACCTGTTTAGTGGAGATGGATTTAAGTGTGTCTCACAGCGACTCACTCTCCTGTCAAGATGTAACTGACTGGAAATAAACACTGACAGGACGGGAATGAGGTTCCTCCCTCTCACTTGCGGTGCGGGGGATTTTTCTCATTAGGCTCCTCAAAATCCTTCAGACGCTTCTTCGCAAACACTGACTGTACAGGGCTTTTAAATCCAGCACCCCAACAATAAGCCCTGGATTACTGTAGCAGAGGACTGCAGTTAAATTATCACTAGGTGTGTAAATATACAGAGCGAATATTAACCAGGGTGTTAAGAAAGTATGAGTACAAAATATGCCTTCAGAAGGTACcattaaatgtcaaaatatttcaCTGACCAAGCAGAGGCCTTCAAGCAGTGTACACTGTGGTAAACTGAGGAAttgtttgtgtattattttcatGTATCATACCAAAACAGTTCGGAGTGTAAAATATTCATAGTCTGACAGCAGCTTtgtaagagaaaaatatgtgttttttctatccTCAAGATTGCCACTAAATTGATTTTGTGACACTGACCAAGTTAAAGTGGCTGTGCACAAAATTCAGAGCATATCGGCTGCCTGCATACGGCTCGCGGCACAGCTGTGGCTGAGCTGTCGGCTACGCTAACGGTGCTAACGCCACAGCGACCAGTCCTTAAAGTCATAAATGTGGggacagagctaacagtgtaACAGTGTAACAGTGTAAGGGTCGGGAAGGCGTTATCAGCAATAACCAGCGTATGAGAGCAGTGCAGAGCAGCAGTAAGTGGGACCGAGGActcaaatgtacaaaaacaaaagtaatacaGATAAGACTGCATAGATGGAACAACTAGGAAAACAATATTCTGGTCCTCTACCTGTGGCTATTACAGTTTTCTGTTCAGTAACCAACCCACCACATGACTGAAGGTCAAGGCACAAAGAAGGCAGCACTATGGGGAAAAATATTATCCtattttgtcaggacttttctgtttgccactgtATTGAAAGAGATTTCGTTTTTACATACGAGTATTGCatcaaagtttaaaattctGGCTTTGTTACAACCTTAGATCGAGTTATATCAGTGGGACAGGTAAAAATGGCTCGACTTAGTCAAGAGATATGCATGCATTCGTCCTTTAGTGACTTACTGATTCATCTTGAATTAATAACAGAAATTTTGACAATGGTCATTTACATTCTACATTTAGACTCCCCCTGGCCCaagaaactaaaaataaaataggaaaaTGACATTCGGTGATACATAAAATGGTTAACTGATGTTAAAAGGAAAAACTAGCGACTAGCACAGATGTTACATTGACCGTAAAAATGTGTGAATGCAATATTTGTATGCATGCTTTGGACTGACCTCTCGTAACAAACCACAGCTTCTACTGTTCAGTAACTCGGACACATGTACTCTTGTAATTTAAGCTTATGCAACAGTGGTGCTCATGACAATCCTCCTCAATGAAAGCATTCACGAAAGGCTTAAAATGCttaaatgcagagtttaaatCCATTGCTATGAGTCCCatcactcctcctctcctgcaaCCAGTGCTAGCACTTCCATCTGCCTGTTTCTGTTGAGAGTGGGACTGACCTGGTGGAGATCATTCCCCAAGCTGAACTCTTGGAAGTACCCCGGGGCTGCTGACGTGGCGCGGATGGCCTGCCACAGCTGGTGCTGGCAGCCCCCGAGGTAATGAGAGCGCACCCCGGGCAGCAGGTTGTAGTTTCTGAACACATAGGCCTTCAGAGGAGTGCCCCGGTTCACAATGGTGCTCACTGCTGCCACCTACAGGGAAAGAAAAGTACATACAACTTGACTTTCTTAGCATGAGCCAGCATTTTaccaaacaaaaatatataaaatgcagCCCTAATATCTATACGGATCTATTTTATATCCTCCCTGTCATGTGACCCTCAGAGGAGCCGAACATATGATATCCCATATACTTTTCTATCCACACGGTTATATATCCCAGTAAACAAGATGAAGCAATGGCTTAGTGGTCAGTGCCAGAGCAGAACAAGAGGGAAGAATGAGTCAGAGCAGCTTCTAAAGATCACCTTGGGGCATTCTGGGTTTCTTGAAGTTTCCACCAGGAGGTGAGAGCCCATTTTCTCTCTGCAGAAGGGAAGATGGGATGATGTTACTTTCTGGCTTAGTGAATTTTAGACAGTAGTATGACTTGTTAAAGATTTCTTTCTGCGAGCTCCATAAATCCTCCTGCATATCAGCTAATGGAACTACACATCATTTTGTGATCTGTGTAATTATTTTCATAGGACTATTGTCTACTACTGACCATATTAAAGCATGCAGTGGTGGTAttctttatgatatttttttacaatttttccAACCAGCCACTGTTTTATACTTGTTTCCAcatctgaaaaaatattttccatccAAAAGGGGCTACAGGCCATTAAATACCTGCAGTTCCTGGCTCAAAAACAGCTTCTATCCCAAAGAAAATCATTAAACTGAACTCCAGCATCCAATAACTACATATAATGTGCAAAAATATCTGTAGTATTTGCCACAATGTACAAATATTAGCTTCTGTAACGAAAATCAAATATTAGATCATTTTTAttagtcttatttttattttatttatctgtatGGCAGATGAGtgtatgcatgtttgtgtggtTTGTCAGCGATTCATGAGTGAAATGTTAAATGTACCGTTTCGAGAGCTGCACAGCAAATTTAATTTCTTCAATTTCAATGTGCAATAACAGTAAAGGCAttctattatattctatatGGTTACCTAAGATCCATTATTGTTGCATGGCAGTGCAGTACAGTCATTGCAAATAAAGCTGCAGATTACAGTCATTATCACACAGTGTTAACATAACTTAGAGCAGGCATGATGTTGGACTTCCTAGTTATTGTTAGGTACTTCCAAAtcacagtgtttattttttcttaccATTGTAGGGCTGCAGCTTacggttatttttattattgaataaTCTGCCCATTATTTTCTTCTGTGTAATTTCCCATACATCTTCAAGGTTTTAACCGACCGACAGTCAAAAAATTCAAATCGATTCAGTTCATTATCATGCATGACAGAGAAAAAAGCACcaaattctcacatttaagaagcatcaaaccagcaaatgtttggcttttttcagaaaaaatgactaaatgattATTCAActttcaaaagttattaaaattaattttcccaTAATCAACTAATCCATTAATCAACTATTCGTTGCAGCTCTGCTTTcctgacatttcaaaataactCCAAATTAACAGCGCACAAGCGCTGCTCTGCTGTAAATGCCACAGGGAACTGACCTGAGGATGTTCTCCCAGGCTTCGCTGTCATAGAAAGCATGGCTCCAGCCCATCTTTACAGTGCCGACAATGACGTTCTGCTTAAAGACATCTGAACCCAACTTGCGGTACAAATCATCACACTCGTTCAGCGGGATTTGGAACACACCGAGCATGAACCCTAAGATAGCACCTgaggaaaacaaacatacacaaacattcaaagaGGGGGAGGATTGGTAAACATACAACAGCATATTCTTGTAAACAGGAAGTATGAGAGTTTCAGTCACGCCTTTGGGAATGCAACAAGGTAATGAACAGCTCATTGTCGTTATTCTCAAGGCCGGGAGTTAATGCAATGCTAATTTCCTCAAGGATTATCTGTTAAGAGTTACATTTCTCCTGGATGAATCATTCATAAGAAGTGCATGGGTTGCAGGAAAATACTTCTCCACTACATGATTAAGGACCCTTGACAGGATTAACACTGCTATGAGGGCAGAGATGGGGTATACCTGAATAATGTTGGTGATCAAACTCGCCAGATGTGGCCCAGATGGGTTTTAAATGTGTGAACATCATTCGATCGAGCAGGGGGATTACATTATGCTTTGACAACATTGACTAAATGTGAAAATTAAGTAGAACCAACTGGTGGAGATTAAGACTGAAAAAGGTGATAGGAACTGGGGACAAACAGAAACTTCTCATAGTGATTAAAGGACGAAATACTctgcaaatattttttcaatctGCTGTTGAATAAGCAAGTGACAGATGGAGAAGCACAATTTGAGGGTGGGCAGCAGCACCCCCTTGTGGTGAATTTACATacagggaaaaaatattaatctaccTTCTGACAACTCTTGAAACCAAATGAAGCAATGATTTTAGGACTTATactaggacacacacacacatcaaagaaTGTGGATTTGAAACAGCTTTGCTGTGGCATGACTTGAGTACAAAACAcagtggtgttggtggtgaaATTGAGGTCAAAACAAGAGTAAGGCAGCAAATGGGTCAGGTCAGTGTGTGATCAGTGCTGCCAGTCCTGCCTGCAATGTTGCACTCTACTCACATAATCcagacacatacatgcacacgcAGAAGTAGGGCAGGAGGACAACGCACCTGTGCTGACGCCACAGATATAATCAAACAGTTTGTAAATGGGTTTCCCGGTCATGGCTTCCAGCTTGTGTAACGTCTGGAGTGCAACAAGTCCCCTGAAAGTCCAAAatgagacaaacacagacacaaacacacacaaagagtgaTACATTTATTAGATGACaaccacagcacacacactggCAACAAAGAGTGACAGCTGATTGATTTCACTCAAGCATAACAAGTAGTGACAAGTAGGAAATAAATCCTTATCCATTTAACTGGATGTTTCTCAACAATATGTTGACTTGACAGATTGAAACTGATAAAAGAAGCAGTGAATTGCTTCTCAGAACGTGGCCTTGAATGCAGTAAACGCTATTAGTTCCTATTCGAATAGATTTGACATCAGTGACTCATATCTTCCAAGAAAGAGAGGCAAAAAGATTAGGGCTGAACTTTTACCTTAACCCTCCTCCATCTATGGACAGGATCCGTATGCCCCGGCCTTTCACTGGTTTATGGTAGCCCACCAGAGCAAGTGCTTCTCGTATTGCTGCCCTCAGGCCTGGGTCATTGGCCTGTTTCAGACGCAGGAGGCAAGGGATAACCTTCTCCTGAGGAACACATAAACATACTGTGCCAGTTAgaagtggaaataaaaaaacacaattggtCCACTATGAGACAAACAGGAGAATGACTCAAAAAAGGACGGAATCTGCTGCCAGAGCTACTGTACTACTCAACTAGTTGAAAAAATATACCCGCTGTATTGATTTTCATTAAGGGCTGCTCGATTGtggaaaaattattttggtcaatactGAGATCATAAATATTTAGCATGATTACTCACTGAATTTGGAaacattgtgtatttattgaaCTTTGAATTTTAtcgaaatttaaatgtaatcaatttaaaaaaacaaataaaaagtgcatgtaaaaaaacaaggtacataaaataaacaaatatgtataaataaggGTTGACCTCGACTGAAGAAAGTCTTAGTCGACGAACAATTTTGTTAACTAATGATTTAATTGAAAGATCTGTAAACTGAGTTTCTCTGCAAATACTCATGCAAAAGCACCGCTTTATATCTTGCTCATAATTTTGTTGGAAATAAGtcattcaacattaaaaaaaaagcacagaaatGACTAATTGACTATAGAAATCTCAGTTGACCAAGGCCTAATTTAGCAAGAGGGGGCAGtcctaataaaaacatatatacatttaaataaatacaaaatttaaaaaaatatgtaatatgtgaaatatgtaacaacctactgaaaactacTAAACCTATATTCAATATGTAATATTGTTACATTGCTATATTCTATCTTATTGGAAGCCAAAATCATAAtcgaaaataaaatgtgattaatcacCCAGCCCAACCTTCAATGCGGATATTTGTTCTCATTACAAGTCATATTGCAATGCTCCTATTCTGCTACTTGTTTTCCTTCAGCATTTCAGTAACTCAAAGAAGAGCACACACAATCAATGCTTCCTAAACGAGAGGTCGATCCCACTGTCTCCCTCAAATTTGCTCGACATTAACAAGTTTTGCAAGGCAGTTTGCAAGTCAtagttttaaagtttaaagttagGATTATTTGCAATGGATAATGGTCGCATATCTAACCCTCACTGAATAGACAGCAGAGCAAAATGTCAGCGACTGCAGCATTACAGTATTTAAAGGATGAGCACGGCTGTGAAAGTTgtagataaaacatgaaaatgtcgTGTAAATGTGAATGATAGAATTGGGACAAATGTTTATGAAAGCATGACTGCTATGACACCAAATTCAGGTCAGCTAAACACAGCAATGTCACCACAGTGGActgttttactgtgtttataataaaaataaaaatgtagtgCTCTATTGAGATGCTGGGATAAACGCAGTTCTTCTTTGTTAAAAGAGGATTAACCCTCTTCAAAATAGTAAAAGTGGCCTCAGTTTGAAATAGGTAAGTACTGAATAAGTTCCTGACGCCATCACAGATAAGACGGAGACATAAATAAAGGCGGCAGTATGTAGTCTGCATGTACAGAAGTTGCTGGGCTCTGACATTAAACAGAGAGCAGCACGTAACCTGTTGCCACAGCTGACAAAGTGACATTTGGCTGGCATGGGAAAATTCCCAAACACAAGCCGAAGGCCCTTATCTGCGTTATTTACGTGCTATGGCTGATTAACAATTCATGCCAAATATATCGTGTTCATGTATATGGAAATACATGCTGCACTTAACACTATGTTGACACTATGAGCTTGTGTTAAACATACAAGTTGATGCCTCAGGATgtgaaaaaggagaaaaagaatcCTAGCCTGTTCAGATTTCTCACCTTGATTGCAACACCACACGTTTCTGGAAACTCCAGGAGATGGTAGCTGAGGTCCTCCACCCTGTTGATGTAGACCCTCACATCTGATGCCCTGTGGAGAGCCTGAACCAGACCTCGAGTTCGGTTGTCCACACTCACCCTGGCAATGATCTaggaaacagaaaaatgtgCAACCAGTTAGGTCCAGCTATTAAGCAGTAGCTGGGATCTGAGCCTAGTTCTCCTAAAATGGAAAAACCTACTGGCAGACCATCAGTCATAGTCATCACATCAATGTATCTTTTCATATTGAATTCTAAAGCATCTCAAACTTTGTTGTTTGCATTGAACACTTCTGTAAAActggaagaaaaaacaacaacctaccCCTGTATGGCTGTATGAAAGATTTAATTacggttttatttatttattttctttttttctaggtCAAAGAAGCAATCAGTGAGAAACTTTAATACATGTCCAATACACAGTATATCACTTTCTACAGGTCCCAATATGactgacaagaaaaacaaagaaagcttGTTTCATATCAATGGGCCCAATccaattaaatatttcaaaatgcTGTTTGCTGTATATAACATTTTAGTACAACAGCTGGATTAGCATATTATTATATTGCAATCAACACATTAATACATCAATAATCTAAATCCCATTAAAGCAACTTGTTAATGAATAAAAGGGCTGGAAAATTGAGCCTAGAAGGTGAACAAGCCCAAAATCTAATTGACTGTGGAGAGTGGATAAATCATAAACAGACTAACAACAAAGCCACCACCAAGTAAATGTTGTCAttctaaaacattttcaaaagacaTTAAACTGCTCAGTAACTTTTGTCTTGAcctatgttttttgtgtgtttttttgttgttgtgatgcaTACTTATCCCAAAATAGGTcccacaatttttaatttttaaacccTGAAAAATCCTTCCTTTATATCAAGGTAACGATCCATTTCATGTGGTTGCTGGTCAATGGCATGATATACTACATGCTACAgtggttgtttttaactgtatattttaaccggatgaaggattttagtcatcagatgtctggatcttaagttatcatagaaacaagaaaacaacaaacaattgCAAATTGTATAATTTGCTAAATTGTGTTAACTTGACAACAGAAATTTGGAGTCTGCCCCAAGAAATGAATGTAACAACATAAACTGGATCATAATCCACCTTTGCATCACATTAATCATCTGTTTATCATCAACCAaaggaaattatttaaaaaaactaaacatatTATTAGTTGCTATTTTGAATTTCTCAAGCCAGCCTTGACATTAACTGAATGTCAGTTGTGTTTTTAACTCTACAACATAAAAGCATCCAGCTTGGCCTATAAAGTACACACGTCCTGTGGCCCTCCAAATCTACATGGgggttatttttgaaaatagaTTCCCAGAACTCAGGCAGCACGTCAGCACACGACACTAGACGTATAGAGTAACAGGAGCTCTGGTCAATGTCTGAACAGTAATCAGTCAAGATGCCTTAACATACCGGATACTCAGAACTCGGATGGGGGGAGTTATatttcacacaaacataaacacagctTTTTCTTGACCCACCTTCTCTCTTTGAAGCAGTAGTTTCTTGGCTTTCTCCTCCGCAGCCTTCTGCTCCGTACTGATTGTTGCCTCAACACGTTTGACTGGTGCATCCTCAGACTTCTTTACCTCCACTGTAGCACTTTTGGACTCTGCTGTCCTAAACCTTGGGACCAGAGGAGCAATGTAGCTTCCTACAAAGGCTTGTACAGTGGGAGCTGAGTAGGACAGGTAGTGTCCTAAACCCTTCTTAGTGGGAGGTGGGGTAACTGGAGCAGCAGCAATAGTTTTATCGGACACTGGCATGAGGTCACTAGTTTGCGGACCCTGAGATGAAGTGGATGAAATGTCAACATTGTCCACTTTGTTGTCCTGAGTCTTTTTATTGCTGTCAAAGTATGAGTTGATGTGATTCGCCAGGTAGTTGTAGGTCTCATCCAGGCTGACTGAAAAGGTGCTGGGATGGAAAAGTGCTGTGGTTTGTTTGGAGGTTGTGTTCTTGCTCTCAGTGTCACTCGGTGGTGGAGGTTGGAGCTCCTCTTGCTTCTTGGCAGAACTGGCTTTGACAGCAGGAACAACACGTCTCAGCCTTTTGTCCTTAAGTTCACGCACAGTCACAACTGTGGCAATGACAGTCGCTTGGGAAGGACTGTGTGGATGAGTGGAGGTAGTGGCACTCGCATCAAATGTAGCAGCAGATGGAGGAATAGGAGGACTGACAGAAGATGGATTACATATGGGTTTGGGTGTAGTTGAAGGGAGAGCAGCATCAGTGGGAGCAGGAGTATTTGCGACTACACTTTCCTCTGCTTTTGGAACAGCCTCAACACTTGCCTCAGCCTTTTTCCCACCTTTTAAAGCATTAGGCTTGAGTCTGATGATTTTGGAGAGAAGTTCTGTGTGCGTCCCGCTCACAGCTTTGGAAACTGTGTCCAGTGTATTCCTGACCCGCGACATGTGTTGGCTCAGACCAGCTGACCACCGTGAGGCTGAAGTGTTCAAATACGGGCTGCTGGTGTGGAGTCCAAGCCTCTGTCTGGCCTGGGTAGCTTTACAGACCCATCCTTTACGCCCAGTGTTCCTCAGATGGTGAAGGTGCCTCCAGCTGAGATAGCCAACCTTGTAGCAATAAGATTGTTGTGCATGAACCCTGCAGTGAGAGGTACCAGACAAGGGAAGTGATGCTGCTGACTTGCCAGCAAGTGTTCGGcacaagtgaaatgatctgctcACTTTCGCCCAGGTATTTGGAGCCAATTTATGACTCATTCTTTCAGGTCACATCCACAGAAATATAAGGTCTATGCTCTCCCTTTTCATTAACCTGGTgatgaacaacaaaaaagggaTGTATGaatgagagacacaaaacagtaaAGAAATAGTGACAATGTCATGACGTGGAATAAACGGCTGACACTGCTCCTAAACCTGGTTTCTGTAAATTGTTCCCCCCCTTTCTTTATAAGTTAAATCTCTTTGGTAAAGGATTCTAACAGAGAGGACAAGAAAATAACTCATTTCTACCCATTAAGATATACGTCAACATCAGCAACTAACATTAGCTCTTAGCTCGGCTAGCGCAGCTAGCTAACTCGCCAGAATTAATGAAAGCCACAAACACCTAACAAACCATACCTTTTTATGTCGTTGTATCATAAAAGCCAGAAAACCTTTATTCTTCTCACTAAGTCGCCACCATTCGTTTACGTTCACACCAAAGTATAACAACAGTGTAACACACAGGGTCAGACGACCTGACACTCGATTTCCAGAGTGACGTGCGACGTCAGTGGACAGAAAAACAATGATCACGTGATACTCCATGGGCTCTGCAATTGGCTGTCTACCACTTGGCCCCTTAAATGGAGTCTGTTGATTGGTTGAGGAAATTCTCCCCACAGTTTACTGCAGCAGAAGACAAACTTTGTGTTACCGGTGTTACGCCGAGTTGTACTTTCCTATCAAAATATATTTGCACCTCGCGGGAGCGCGCACAGCGTACAGCGTACTGACATTGTAATGGACAGTACGGTTTAAAAACGATACAATATTcttaatacagtctatgggtttaTCACTGGTGATTAGTTATCTGAAGACTGTAGTTTATTACCGTTTGAAGGCATCAATGTTTAATCAGTGGTTCATGGttaaaaattgaaatttgtAAGTTGCTTTGAATAAAATTTCAATATATTTCAGAAGGGGGGATCTTTGGTGTTCTTTACGCTGTGCTTTTCAGAGTTATACTAAACTGTTGTtctaaaatgtgtgtttaaaaaaaaataaaaataaacccccTGTAATTCTACTTTCTACTTCAATGGTCCAAATAACCTTTCAGTCACAAGGTATGACCTGCAATCACTTTCATGGTAAGTAAAAACATGTGCCGTGTAACTGGTTATTGCCTCCTTAGCTATTTAAACAGCTAAAAGGGGAAGTGTTGGCTAACTTTTGTGAAATACAACCCTCATAAATGAAGATTAGTCatttcaagataaaaaaaaaaacaacctttcagTGACAATGCCAATGCTGCCATCACATAGTTTCCAAGtgctaaagtgttttttttaatgtatatactGCTTCTTTAAGGGAGTTGTTTTAATATCATCACACTGTtgaaataatcgcctatgtcatttttttttttaattgtttttttttttttgcctaaatcatctcctcatgacgccggccacctatggtaaaaatcgcctacatcctcagttgatcagatcatgtgatttcaCCCTTTTaacatcatcacttctttgacaatttgccacattcataggcatcagataagaacccagcaaagaagagctagagggagattgtttaattatcagtttagtttatcagtgttttattgttgacactaatattgt includes:
- the LOC131973780 gene encoding calcium-independent phospholipase A2-gamma-like isoform X2, encoding MSRVRNTLDTVSKAVSGTHTELLSKIIRLKPNALKGGKKAEASVEAVPKAEESVVANTPAPTDAALPSTTPKPICNPSSVSPPIPPSAATFDASATTSTHPHSPSQATVIATVVTVRELKDKRLRRVVPAVKASSAKKQEELQPPPPSDTESKNTTSKQTTALFHPSTFSVSLDETYNYLANHINSYFDSNKKTQDNKVDNVDISSTSSQGPQTSDLMPVSDKTIAAAPVTPPPTKKGLGHYLSYSAPTVQAFVGSYIAPLVPRFRTAESKSATVEVKKSEDAPVKRVEATISTEQKAAEEKAKKLLLQREKIIARVSVDNRTRGLVQALHRASDVRVYINRVEDLSYHLLEFPETCGVAIKEKVIPCLLRLKQANDPGLRAAIREALALVGYHKPVKGRGIRILSIDGGGLRGLVALQTLHKLEAMTGKPIYKLFDYICGVSTGAILGFMLGVFQIPLNECDDLYRKLGSDVFKQNVIVGTVKMGWSHAFYDSEAWENILREKMGSHLLVETSRNPECPKVAAVSTIVNRGTPLKAYVFRNYNLLPGVRSHYLGGCQHQLWQAIRATSAAPGYFQEFSLGNDLHQDGGLLINNPTALAIHECKCLWPNTPLECVVSLGTGRYETPGKNSTTCTSLKTKLTNVISSATDTEEVHAMLDAFLPPGTYFRFNPYMSEDISMDENRQEKLNLLQAEGIRYLERNEEKLKKAAHILTREKNSVQRMAEWARLRADMYNGSSFKL
- the LOC131973780 gene encoding calcium-independent phospholipase A2-gamma-like isoform X1, with amino-acid sequence MSHKLAPNTWAKVSRSFHLCRTLAGKSAASLPLSGTSHCRVHAQQSYCYKVGYLSWRHLHHLRNTGRKGWVCKATQARQRLGLHTSSPYLNTSASRWSAGLSQHMSRVRNTLDTVSKAVSGTHTELLSKIIRLKPNALKGGKKAEASVEAVPKAEESVVANTPAPTDAALPSTTPKPICNPSSVSPPIPPSAATFDASATTSTHPHSPSQATVIATVVTVRELKDKRLRRVVPAVKASSAKKQEELQPPPPSDTESKNTTSKQTTALFHPSTFSVSLDETYNYLANHINSYFDSNKKTQDNKVDNVDISSTSSQGPQTSDLMPVSDKTIAAAPVTPPPTKKGLGHYLSYSAPTVQAFVGSYIAPLVPRFRTAESKSATVEVKKSEDAPVKRVEATISTEQKAAEEKAKKLLLQREKIIARVSVDNRTRGLVQALHRASDVRVYINRVEDLSYHLLEFPETCGVAIKEKVIPCLLRLKQANDPGLRAAIREALALVGYHKPVKGRGIRILSIDGGGLRGLVALQTLHKLEAMTGKPIYKLFDYICGVSTGAILGFMLGVFQIPLNECDDLYRKLGSDVFKQNVIVGTVKMGWSHAFYDSEAWENILREKMGSHLLVETSRNPECPKVAAVSTIVNRGTPLKAYVFRNYNLLPGVRSHYLGGCQHQLWQAIRATSAAPGYFQEFSLGNDLHQDGGLLINNPTALAIHECKCLWPNTPLECVVSLGTGRYETPGKNSTTCTSLKTKLTNVISSATDTEEVHAMLDAFLPPGTYFRFNPYMSEDISMDENRQEKLNLLQAEGIRYLERNEEKLKKAAHILTREKNSVQRMAEWARLRADMYNGSSFKL